In Thermus antranikianii DSM 12462, one DNA window encodes the following:
- the thiD gene encoding bifunctional hydroxymethylpyrimidine kinase/phosphomethylpyrimidine kinase: MQVALTIAGSDSGGGAGVQADLKTFFRFRVYGVSALTLVTAQNTLGVQRVELLPPDLVYAQIQSVADDLPIHAAKTGALGNAAIVEAVAEGVKRYGIRPLVVDPVMVAKGGDPLLSPEAVRALKERLFPLATLITPNRLEAEALLSKPIRTLAEAQEAARELLALGPQAVLLKGGHFEGREAVDLLATREGIQVFRAPRIPTRNTHGTGCTLSAAIAALLALGKPLEEAVAEAKAYLTRALETAPSLGHGHGPVNHFA, encoded by the coding sequence ATGCAAGTAGCGCTTACCATCGCTGGTTCCGACTCCGGGGGCGGGGCCGGGGTGCAGGCGGACCTCAAGACCTTTTTCCGCTTTAGGGTCTATGGGGTAAGCGCCCTTACCCTGGTCACCGCCCAAAACACCCTAGGGGTGCAACGGGTGGAACTCCTACCTCCTGACCTGGTTTATGCGCAGATCCAAAGCGTGGCGGACGACCTCCCCATCCATGCTGCCAAGACGGGGGCTTTGGGCAACGCGGCCATTGTGGAGGCGGTGGCCGAGGGGGTGAAGCGGTATGGGATCCGTCCCCTGGTGGTGGATCCGGTGATGGTGGCCAAGGGCGGGGACCCCCTCCTTTCCCCAGAGGCGGTCCGGGCGCTAAAAGAAAGGCTTTTCCCCCTGGCCACCCTCATCACCCCCAACCGCCTCGAGGCGGAGGCCCTCCTTTCTAAGCCCATCCGGACCCTGGCGGAAGCCCAGGAGGCGGCCCGGGAACTTTTGGCCCTTGGCCCCCAGGCGGTCCTACTTAAAGGCGGCCATTTCGAGGGGAGGGAGGCGGTGGACCTTCTAGCTACTCGGGAAGGTATCCAGGTTTTCCGTGCCCCCCGCATTCCTACTCGTAACACCCATGGCACGGGCTGCACCCTTTCCGCAGCCATCGCTGCCCTCCTGGCCCTGGGAAAGCCCCTGGAGGAAGCCGTGGCCGAGGCCAAGGCCTACCTCACCCGGGCCTTGGAAACCGCGCCTTCCTTGGGTCACGGCCATGGCCCCGTGAACCACTTCGCCTAG
- a CDS encoding type II toxin-antitoxin system death-on-curing family toxin: MPKLPLSLVLAIHEDLLRRYGGSPGILDLGRLEAALERPWAGFAGQEIFPTPWEKAAAYLTGIAKGHPFVEGNKRTAFAVADIYLRLSGFRLTLSDEEAFSLVVGVAQCHQEVGDVAKAFRQHLDPPP, from the coding sequence ATGCCTAAGCTTCCCCTCTCCTTGGTCCTGGCCATCCACGAGGACCTCCTCCGACGCTATGGGGGAAGCCCCGGGATACTGGACCTGGGCAGGCTTGAGGCTGCCTTGGAACGCCCGTGGGCTGGTTTCGCCGGGCAGGAAATCTTCCCAACCCCCTGGGAAAAGGCCGCAGCTTACCTTACCGGCATCGCCAAAGGCCACCCTTTTGTGGAAGGCAACAAGCGGACGGCCTTCGCCGTGGCCGATATCTACCTGCGCCTTTCCGGTTTCCGGCTTACCCTTAGCGACGAGGAGGCCTTCTCCCTGGTGGTGGGGGTTGCCCAGTGCCATCAGGAGGTGGGGGACGTGGCCAAAGCTTTTCGTCAGCATCTTGACCCCCCGCCCTAG